GAGCATCCCTACCAATGGTTATTTAGGGGTTTTTGGAATAGTGTAAGGTGAGgtagaagaaagagaaaatggagagAGAATGGGAATGCCTCTCCTGAAAAAGGGTGTTTGGAACACTGCAAATAGAATGGGAATGATCGCTGCACAGGCCTGCTGGGCGCATCAGACGCGTTTGACATACTTGttttttacggagtattttttttttttaaaaattaaatttgttttattttttttccatcttctcctattttctctctcctaatcaCACCTtcaaaaatttttcaaaaaccgCAAAAAGTAAGGATTCTCTAATAACTTACTATACTTTGATGGTTTTCAAGGATTATTATCCCTCTATGAAgcccgaataaaattgaacgtTCTCCAAGTAAAAAATAGTACGGAGTAACAatttaaatcatattttaaaccCTACCGGGTCCAAGAAATAACCCGCAATGAACATTGGGAAACCCTAGACTATATAATGATCTAGGGTTTTGTACTAAACCTCTTCTTTCTCGCGGGGACTGCACATTACGATTGAATTTCGTTTTCTGCAGTTCTCTTTGTCAAGCCATGGCGGACAAGGCAGTCACCATACGCACGCGTAAGTTCATGACCAACAGACTCCTCGCCCGAAAGCAGTTTGTAAGTCCCAGCGTCCTCTCTGTTAATCTCTCTCTATTTGTAACTTTTGCTGTTTATTTCCCCGTATATACGTGTCATTTTTTGTCTGAAGAAGGAATGGACACTATGGAGCATCGGCACGCCTATTTCTAAGCTGtttgtttgaaaattattttgcattttgGAAGTTGTTTGAATTTAAATGTCTAGAAAATGTGAGGAAACTGACTTAGTTTCAGCTAACCTTTATGATTTTGGAGGAGCCTTGGAGTGGGTTTACCTCGATTTGTAAAGTTTGGTTTCCTCTATAATGAAAGCCTGGAATAAGGCCTTTAGgcctttttttttctaatagaaCAGAGGCTCATTTTTAACTGAAGATATTAACTTTCAAGAGAAAATGTAGATGCACAATGCACATTGGGAAACCCTAGACACAAGAAGAATTTCTCTGCTTGTTGTGCACCATTTCCATCCGTCTGATATAATAagaagtattaattttttttgttgttattaacGAGTTTAAATGTATTGCCTTTTTATTCTTCGATATGGATGCAGGTTATTGATGTTCTTCATCCTGGAAGGGCTAATGTCTCCAAGGTGATCTTTGTTAATCCTTCATCGAATCAATTGATTATGTTGAATTTTTGCATTTTTGGTTCTGGATTGTTTTTTGGAATGAATCTCATGTGTCATTGTATTGATTTTGTCTAGGCTGAGTTGAAGGAGAAGCTAGCTAGAATGTATGAAGTGAAGGACCCCAATTCCATATTTGTTTTCAAGTTCCGGACTCATTTTGGTGGTGGCAAATCCACTGGATTTGGTTTGATATATGACTCAGTTGAAAATGCAAAGAAGTTTGAGCCTAAGTACAGACTCATCAGGGTAAGTCAACACTGTATTTTTGCCTTTCTATGAGGATTAACTGTAGTCTCTGCAGGATTGATTTATTTTCATGTGGAATTTGATCTCTGAAGTTGTCAAGAAGTACTTTGTTCTAGtcttaaaagaattatttacaACATAAGTCCTTTGGGACGGCAGTGAATCATTTATGAATTAATTCAGGTTTAGTATTGATCAAAGTTCATTAGtaatttgatcaatttttaGTGGTAAGCTGAAGTTCATGTTAAagagttttaatttgatttagcCTTGGGCCATATAAGAGCTAAAATAGGGCTCCACACATCAAAAGACTTGTTAGCAAGGCATCTTTATGTACTAAGGAAAATCCAACGCAAAGCATTCTTGATGAGAATGTATTAAATGttgaaatttttgtatttttattctTGATAATTGGTACACAAATTAGCTCAATATCATGGCCCTGCTTACGTAGAGTGGGAAACCTAATACATAGGATTCACAAAGAAAATGTTTGAACTGTTCAAGTTTTTCTGATACCTAACTGAGATAGAGAGGTGTGACATTATCTTGTTGCTTTAAATAATCAAGTACATTAACAAACAAGGCGTTTGGTTGAATGTAATTGAgttgtaattgaattgtaattcaatgaaagcctcaattacattgtttggttggagggaattgcaattccaccgaattgcaattcaatgctTGTGGGAAAGGGAAAAATAGAAGAAATGACAAAAGTATCCTTGGTGATtgccaatattattattacacaaggacattttagtctttataccacTTTTTTCCTTCTCATTCCCAATAATTCTATTCCTCCCTACCCAACAATCTAATTTGAATTCTTACATTATTCCtaccttattcttttcccaccgaattgcaatttctTAATATCGAACATAGGCAATCATGCTCATCATATAGTGTTTGAGTGAGTTCAGTGCTATAATCTATTGCATCTCCCATTATTAACAATTCTGATAAAGTTGTTTAGGAactgaaattttatttcttgtagCTACATATAGCAAATTTTGGTGTTTGTGCACAATTGTCATTGTGGATGtcctttttctttcatttttacaCTATTTTACTTTTCTTCTACTGCAGAATGGTCTTGACACGAAGGTTGAGAAGTCAAGAAAACAAATGAAGGAACGTAAAAACAGGGCCAAGAAGATCCGTGGTGTTAAGAAGGTATATTTAACTAATGGCAACTTGTTTTGTGGTTTATGCAAGTATGTTGTGTATTTTCTGAATGAATTGGTTTTTACTGCACTGTTTTGGTTCCTTGCAGACTAAGGCTGGAGATGCTGCCAAGGGAGGCAAAAAGAAATGAGGTTTAGGGTAGCACAATATCTGGTTCTAATCCTTTTTTGGCCTGTTTTGCTTAAGTGCAAAGTGAGTCACAATTTAACAGTGTTACCTGAATTTTTTTGACAGTTCTAGTCTAGTGTTGTAAATTTGTTTTTCTTGAGGGAACATCTTTATTAAGCTCTCCAAGAATATTTGCTTCCAGGGATGCTCTCATTTGGTAAAATCTGTTAAAATTTAGCTACACATTTTCTATGGCTGCTGGATTAGTCTTAAATTCCCAGTTGTCGTTTCCTCCTTCTCCCTAGTCCCCATCCCCCCTCTCTCCTGTCCCCGTCTTCCTCCACTTCTCGTCCCCTCATCGGCTCATCCCCCGGCCCTCTCCTTTGCATTGCCCCCGTGTCCCCGGCCCTATCCTCCCCCTCCTAACTCCTAAGTGCATCTTCTTTTTGTGGTTTTCCATCTCTTGGTGGAACTTTAGGCTTTTCTGATAAGAACTTTACAAGCTTAGTTAATTATTGTGCTCGGATTTCGTTCTTATGATCTGATCCTTTACAGTATTAATTGTGAATGTCATTGCACATTTTGCATTCCCCAGCTACTGGTAATTTTAACCTTTCTTCTCCTAAACTAAAAAGTTATCCTCAGTATAttaagatatttttaaaaagtattccttttcaaaataaacatttataacTTTATTATTACTAAACGTAAGAAATTTTCATAATACATTTATTATATGCAAAAGAATAACAATATGTAATTTAGTTAATACATtagatataaattttttaaatgtctTGAAAGagatcatttatattttttttgtttgcatgAAAAAGGAAGCTTTTGTCATTATTTAAAGGTGTGCATTAtacaaattttacttttgtaaTAGCTTGCAAATCATGCAtgaaaagtaaaattatttgttattaatgGGGAGCAATGTTTTCTATTGTTAAAGACttaagagcatcctcaatagtaTTACACGCACCTGTTTGGACAATTGAGAGGGTCGCTCAATTGATTAAATAGCAACAaccaaatttaatatatatatattttttattatttttacccTAGGGAGCAACTATTTTTTGTTGTGAGGCAACGACAACaactattagtttttttttagcttgcctatatgtgtgtgtgtttattttaattaatttctattacaattataaatttatagttcaaataaataaaaaaaatatttaaagtatagGATAATTAAATGCTGGGTtgataaaaaattgaaaaaaatttttaaaactaatgggaaaaaaaagatttttgtgATTAGGTGAGATTATAGATTCTAGAGTCtacaaaaaaattgaagaaaaacccTCAATTAGTGAGGATGCCCTAAGTTATTGACATTTGGCAATTGAATTGCTTCTTTTGGACATTTTTTATGGCATTATGTCCAatcattatactatggaccatcgTTCGTCCTGTTAGGTGGACcattaatatattgaatgtacattaaatttattatttgaaagtaaattattttagtactgaaagtttattatttagtatactagtactatcaaataataaatatttaatacataaataatgtacttttaatatattaaaaatacaattaggttaatggttcagattataatttgttattttgcCTTGTGGTTTTTATCCAAATGGTAAAGCATTATTATTTACACATACAACGGATAAGTTCAAGAACATTAGACAACCCCAATTTCATTACGAAACCCAATATCGTGTAAATATATAGGATGGATAAGTTCAAAAGAATTAGACAAAGTCACCAAATTGAACACGAAACCCAATATcgtgaaaatatatattaaaaaaatgcttAAATAAACTCTACAAGATAATGCATATTAAACAAAGGAATAAAGGATATATTGGTTACAAAACTAAATGCGAGAATGTAAAAATGCTATCCATCCCAATTTACCTGAAGTAGCAGGATATCATTTGGTAATAAggtcaattaaaaaaaaaaaaaaaaaaaaaaaaaaaaccttcttgGTCTCTAGATGTATGAAGTCACTGTATGGATCTGTTGGTCTCCAATGGAAGACTGACAATGTCCTAATGAACaccttgttttattttattttatttattattgtttgaaATTTCAGTAGTTGGCAGCGTGCTACTTCATTTTACTTGGAGTGAAttgcaaagtttttttttttttgaaataaaattgcaaagttttaaaatgtcaaatgattctattacaattttgtttgatttgattagCAATTTCACGTTTGCCCActtttatttctcaaaaagttaGCCCAATTAAGCCAAACTGATACATCCCAAAATAGTAGAGATTGTAGCTCCTCAATCATATGTAGCTGTCTCCGCCTTCGTGGTTCAACTGCCATTGCCACCGTGCACTCAAGTTTTGTCATTCACTGCTGTCAGCTATCATTATGTTCACATATGTGTTAGAGGATATATTGTTGTACAAAATTTTGACACATGCACCTTCCATgcagatataaaaaaaaaaaattgacacatGCATTCCCTACATCtcatttttatgtgattttttcAAAGAGCATCATTCACACTTTTTGAGATGTCAATTAGGATAGAGGGTTAAGAAAAATAAGGgataaaagcaaaaaaaaaaaaaaaaagtttgtagaaaATCTTGAAAAGATTGAGGTTGGAGGGTTGaattttatctatttatattaatgaagaaaaagttcaCAAAAATCTTATTCTGACAGAGTCtataaaagttaataactttttgaatactagtAGACTTCTAAAGGCTATNAAATAAGGgataaaagcaaaaaaaaaaaaaaaaagtttgtagaaaATCTTGAAAAGATTGAGGTTGGAGGGTTGaattttatctatttatattaatgaagaaaaagttcaCAAAAATCTTATTCTGACAGAGTCtataaaagttaataactttttgaatactagtAGACTTCTAAAggctataaaagtctgaatcgaataccagtatacttttaaagagttttgaaaagtctgTATACCCCTTTTGAAAAGTCTGGATACAATAttggtagacttttaaagagtctttaatttaaaactctaaattgagggtgtgtttggttgacaagtttagCTATCaagaatgggtatcaaagtaattgttattgtttggttggcaagtgtttagaacactactatgagttttgattacctccttaattgcaaaacacattccctaataaaataagggtttcaatGTTTCATCCCCTCCCTCCTCAACCGCTtccccaattattaataatcattctcattctaccctactaccaaacatgcaaaatactttcaccaaaatccattaccattaccaagtatttgatacccatttcgattctgattcccatgtgtgaaccaaacacactatgAATAcaaccaaacttttaaagttgataaaagtctttaataaaagtctataaaagtaATGATTGAATACGTACGCCCCCTTAAGAAAATGGGATGAAGAAGATGACGATGATAATGGTCCTGCGTCTGGGTGAGGATCTGAGGATGATGATGGTCCTGCATGCGTCTGAGTGAGAAATGGAAGAGAAACCTATGCACACTctggaagaaaagaaaaccaaggaaaataaaggaaaataataagTATTGCCATGTAATCATCCATATCAGCAATCAATTGGAAGAAAAGGTTTGGAATCGgctatcaggtaaaattgaAGGTATTTGGGACGTTCAGTGGAgtaattgcacgtttttttagttcaatggtCTGATTTCACTTTTgcgttacgttcagtggtcTGATTGCACTTTCGCGTTAgttcagtggctaatttggcccttattccttCCAAAAATACTCTTAAAAACCTTTCATATAAATCCAAGCTTCTTTTAAGCACCTACTATTATTTTGTCAGGGAATGgctatttcattgtttggttcaGGTTTAATTTTATAGCATTAAATAAAATTCCATGAAATGAGTTATTCCCTTTGCAATGAGAATAGTCATTCTCAAGGCTTCCATTGGCATTAGCTATTTCTAGTCCATTCAAAATAACAACTTTTTATTATTCCAACAATACCTTTAAAAACCATCATATAAATCAAGCTTCTTTTCAACTCCTACTATTAATTTCTCAGATTCACATCATCACTACTGTACGataatatgtttatatatatatatatatatatatatatatatatttatttatttatttattttacagtTGGGCACACACATATACAAATGTAGTACACGAACAGAAGAAACCTAgtttatgtacattatattgttttgttCTTCGGtagtattgttttatttttttgatctttttttttatttttttatttttataaatggtTTTGAAAGaatacaataattttaatatgttttgtattttattattttatggtgggtgagtatgtatatatttgtatgtgttttattttgattaaggatattttagttatttaaatgtaattcattttctattttcagaTCGAATCAAATAGAAGAATATGAACTCCCGAAGCTGAAATAACCTCTGTAATTCACCTACTTTCAAGTTTATAtgaatgtatttttattttaaatttttttaaagccaCATCAGCTTGAAATTTGAAAGCTATCAAAGTTGACTTttatattcttatttatttatttattatattataatatgattTCAAAGTGGTATCACTTTTGAAAGTATGAGAGTATTGATGGATGTAgagaaaatattgaatgaattataaatttagtgATGTGGAGGTAAGACATACTTTTAAAGGTGAGAGAATATTTCAAGGATAAAGATAGCTTTATAATTCAATGCTATAGTTCTTATTAAAGGCATAAGGCAATTAAATGAATAActtagaaaatatataaaatgaaataaaaatacaaaattaaattgtcAAATTTACAATTTTGCCTCCTGAGCATCTCCAACCCTCTGCACAAAATTTTACAccaaaagaaatattttcagcatattctTATACCAAAATTTTTCTATCTCCAACccatttacaccaaattttattcctacactacaataatttatatgtcaagtaccttgtgctcagatgacatgtaatgactctcccatatgagaggtcatgagatcgcgatattgactctttgtgcttcaataggctGAGAAAATATTGGTGAACAGGCCCTAcaaatagggtcagttgtattcacacataaatataacatatagttgtaatttacttttcaattaatatatattcagcCGGCGTCCAAGAGAGCCACCGTGGGTGCAGTCCTCTACTCGCTGGAAGGTTTATTTCTAGCTGCTCGCAGTGGGCCTTTGTTAGACTGCTATTCCCCGCTTATGGCTGAATCTATGGCTTGCAAGAAGGTGCTGTCTTGGATCAAGGATCGTGGAATTCCTTCTGTGGACCTCTACACCGACTGTTCCAATTTCAGAGCATGTTAGCCTCGGATCAAATCAATATCTTTTCTTATGTTGCTTTCTCTATTGATGCTTCTAGGGCTATTATGTCATCGTTTAATTCTTGTTTAGTTAATTTAGTTTCTATAACAGCTAATTGAGCTGCTCATACTCTTGCTACTGCGGTGGGCTAACACATTGTACTGGGATTCTATCCCACCAGACTCTATTTCAGCTTTGCTATAATCTACCGTACTACAggtggttttcaaaaaaaaaaattcaatattagtcttgttttaatcgtCATGATAAGATCTTTCaagtgatataatttatttttaataacatacaatttatgtttaaatatttaacaaaataggtaactatataaaaacaaaaaggataccaaaaaaattatcagtgacagggtaattgggtatcCGACCCGGAACTATTGGCagcacccaagacacctcacccctcagcatcaatgctcaacggttcaactcctcagcattgatggccaacgttcagctcctcagcattgatgacagacgttcagctcctcagcattcaacacctcaggtactgaTGTCCAACGATCAACTCTTCATgaatgctccattactgagctgaagggaataaaaaggctcacaaccacatagtgaagggGGGACACTTCTTACACTTCTTGCTAGACAATACATAtctcttgtacactgagcactacgctcaacattgtattcagatactcaataatactcagattacatttattaccgtcattggtgctctcattgagagccgagatcagatctcaggctaaaatcacaaaatcaaaaaaccactcagttcatctcatcgCTATCAATGgtatctggatccagcagctcgcgcacacctagtcaggtgaacaagggtcacccctcgggtgatcttcgtgagcagctcaacagtaaccatggaggtgaccttcgcagccaactcaacaacaacaaccgcagtgaaggtgacctccgtacccaactcaacgacaaccatggtggtggccgtactcccctcccagcaactgctgctcccgcccaggtggtggaccttcaggcagtagcgcaggtcatccaacaggcggcggcgacgatggcccaactagtcgcagaaatgcaaggccagatcttaccgccaccaccccctctggagggagaagtgcaatctccgaggcaaaacagaactcagggggtgcaaggatcctccaatagaggtccccgtgcccaagcaggaaagacagtaaccaaacgaccatccggagaaaggatgggcgaatctggtggattggctccgcgtcactccactagacacaaaacaccataggaaggcctggtggaaagactccaaaggcagatagatgatttggaaaagaaagtagaagcaagagaacactcaccagaaccggaggtaagaatggccgctccattctctcctgacataatggaagttcctcttccaaaagactttcaactacccaccatcaaggcctacactggcacttcagatccgcgtacccatatgacaagatacaaggcagccatggtcatgattggggcaagcgatgccataatgtgcagagcgttcttgtccactttggacgggactgctcaagattggtttaacacaatcccagacggatcagttcagacttttgcagagctatccaaaagtttcttgtcttatttctcagggagtatacaacataagaaaccattctcacatctcgggGGGGT
This region of Ipomoea triloba cultivar NCNSP0323 chromosome 15, ASM357664v1 genomic DNA includes:
- the LOC116007094 gene encoding 40S ribosomal protein S24-1-like; the encoded protein is MADKAVTIRTRKFMTNRLLARKQFVIDVLHPGRANVSKAELKEKLARMYEVKDPNSIFVFKFRTHFGGGKSTGFGLIYDSVENAKKFEPKYRLIRNGLDTKVEKSRKQMKERKNRAKKIRGVKKTKAGDAAKGGKKK